A single region of the Cereibacter sphaeroides 2.4.1 genome encodes:
- the lysA gene encoding diaminopimelate decarboxylase, producing MDHFLYRNGSLHAEEVPLSDIAATVGTPFYCYSAATLERHYRLFTEALTPLPHLVCFAIKSLSNLAVLKLLGDLGAGMDVVSAGEYLRARAAGVPGDRIVFSGVGKTREEMRIALEGGIRQFNVESEPEMRALSEVASSMGLRAPIAVRVNPDVDARTHEKIATGKKENKFGIPIERASEVYAEAAALPGLEVMGIDVHIGSQLTELEPFEQAYLKVAELTGRLRAEGHEIRRLDLGGGLGIPYTRSNEAPPLPTDYGALIKRTVGHLGCEIEIEPGRLISGNSGVLVSRVIYVKNGEGRDFLILDAAMNDLVRPSMYGAHHDIVPLAEAAPGTESQPYDVVGPVCETGDTFAKARALPPMAEGDLVAFRSAGAYGAVMASEYNSRPLVPEVLVRGDHFAVIRARPTFDEMLGRDSIPEWL from the coding sequence ATGGACCATTTCCTCTACCGCAACGGGTCGCTCCACGCCGAGGAGGTGCCGCTCTCGGACATCGCCGCGACCGTCGGCACGCCCTTCTACTGCTACTCGGCGGCCACGCTCGAACGGCACTACCGGCTCTTCACCGAGGCGCTGACGCCCCTGCCGCATCTGGTCTGCTTCGCGATCAAGTCGCTGTCGAACCTCGCGGTGCTGAAACTTCTGGGCGATCTCGGCGCGGGCATGGATGTGGTCTCGGCGGGCGAATATCTGCGCGCGCGCGCCGCGGGCGTGCCGGGCGACCGGATCGTCTTCTCGGGCGTGGGCAAGACCCGCGAGGAGATGCGGATCGCGCTCGAGGGCGGGATCCGGCAGTTCAACGTGGAATCCGAGCCCGAGATGCGGGCGCTGTCCGAGGTGGCCTCCTCGATGGGGCTGCGCGCGCCCATCGCCGTGCGGGTGAACCCCGACGTCGATGCCCGCACCCACGAGAAGATCGCCACAGGCAAGAAGGAGAACAAGTTCGGCATCCCGATAGAGCGCGCCTCCGAGGTCTATGCCGAGGCCGCGGCCCTGCCCGGGCTCGAGGTCATGGGGATCGACGTCCATATCGGCTCGCAGCTGACCGAGCTCGAGCCCTTCGAGCAGGCCTATCTGAAGGTGGCGGAGCTTACCGGCCGCCTGCGCGCCGAGGGCCACGAGATCCGCAGGCTCGACCTCGGCGGGGGTCTGGGCATCCCCTATACCCGCTCGAACGAGGCCCCGCCGCTGCCCACCGACTACGGCGCGCTCATCAAGCGCACCGTGGGCCATCTCGGCTGCGAGATCGAGATCGAGCCCGGGCGGCTGATCTCGGGCAACTCGGGCGTGCTGGTGAGCCGGGTCATCTATGTCAAGAACGGCGAGGGACGCGACTTCCTGATCCTCGACGCGGCGATGAACGATCTCGTGCGGCCCTCGATGTATGGCGCGCACCACGACATCGTGCCGCTGGCGGAGGCCGCGCCGGGCACCGAAAGCCAGCCCTACGACGTGGTGGGCCCGGTCTGCGAGACGGGCGACACCTTCGCCAAGGCGCGCGCGCTGCCGCCGATGGCCGAGGGCGATCTGGTGGCCTTCCGCTCGGCCGGGGCCTATGGCGCGGTGATGGCCTCGGAATACAATTCCCGCCCGCTGGTGCCCGAGGTTCTGGTGCGCGGGGATCACTTCGCCGTCATACGGGCGAGACCGACGTTTGACGAAATGCTCGGCCGCGATAGCATCCCCGAATGGCTGTGA
- a CDS encoding TIGR02302 family protein has product MAHENRDTARDPATATALARLIWPLRLTWAGLWAERLVRSFWPVWTILVATLAALVFGLQDLLPLDWVRGGLALAVLGALIAAGFGLRAFRRPTRTEALSRLDASLPGRPISSMTDAQAIGSGDPWSRAIWEAHRRRMAERAAEARPVRPDLRLARRDPFALRYLALTALVIALMFGSIWRVASVTGLAGGGAEAMVGPSWEAWAQPPSYTGKPSLYLNEIDAPEITLPVGTRLQIRLYGEVGDLTVTESVSGRPAGEAPAGPAQDVEVRQTGALTIDGRGGRSWKIMALADRPPLVTADGQMEREADGQMKLSFSARDDYGVTGGQATILLDLPAIDRRYGLAVDPEPREPVTLDLPLPIAGNRAEFSETLVDDLAKHPFANLPVVLNLSVTDAALQEGRAEPLKVVLPGRRFFDPLAAALIEMRRDLLWNRTNGPRTAQILHAVTHAPEGLFRNERAFLRTRVLMRKLDAEAATLAPAARDEIAEQLWEIALMVEEGDLASALEALRRAQDRLDEAIRNGASQDEIEQLMQEMRQALDNYMRELAEEAQRNPDQQQAENRQTMEMSGDQLQEMLDKLQELMEQGRMAEAAELMEMMRQLMENMQVTMGEGQGQGPGSQAMRDLSETLRDQQGLSDDAFRELQQGPNGGRPQDGRPGEGEGQEGRDGRSLAERQRELGDRLNGMQNQPLPGQGSERGENGRRSLDDAGRAMREAERALRDGDLPGALDRQAEAMEQLREGMRELGEAMAEEQRQQNGQGEGEAFGRADPNSQRDPLGREPGETGRIGSDRNMLQGEDVYRRAQDLLDEIRRRSGDLSRPEIEREYLRRLLDMY; this is encoded by the coding sequence ATGGCCCACGAGAACCGCGACACCGCTCGGGATCCCGCGACCGCCACGGCGCTCGCGCGACTGATCTGGCCGCTCCGCCTGACATGGGCGGGGCTCTGGGCCGAGCGGCTGGTGCGCAGCTTCTGGCCGGTCTGGACGATCCTCGTGGCGACCCTCGCGGCGCTGGTCTTCGGGCTGCAGGATCTTCTGCCGCTCGACTGGGTGCGGGGCGGCCTCGCGCTGGCAGTCCTGGGCGCGCTGATCGCGGCAGGCTTCGGGCTTCGCGCCTTCCGCAGGCCCACGCGGACCGAGGCGCTCTCCCGGCTCGACGCCTCGCTGCCGGGCCGCCCGATCTCCTCCATGACCGACGCGCAGGCCATCGGCAGCGGCGATCCCTGGTCGCGCGCCATCTGGGAGGCGCACCGCCGCCGCATGGCCGAACGCGCGGCCGAGGCGCGTCCCGTGCGACCCGACCTCAGGCTCGCCCGCCGCGACCCGTTCGCGCTGCGCTATCTGGCGCTGACCGCCCTCGTCATCGCGCTGATGTTCGGCTCGATCTGGCGCGTGGCCTCGGTCACGGGCCTCGCGGGCGGCGGGGCGGAGGCGATGGTAGGCCCGAGCTGGGAAGCCTGGGCGCAGCCCCCCTCCTATACCGGCAAGCCGTCCCTCTATCTCAACGAGATCGACGCGCCCGAGATCACCCTGCCCGTGGGCACGAGGCTCCAGATCCGCCTCTACGGCGAGGTGGGCGATCTGACCGTCACCGAAAGCGTCTCGGGCCGCCCCGCGGGCGAGGCGCCCGCCGGGCCCGCGCAGGATGTCGAGGTGCGCCAGACCGGCGCGCTGACCATCGACGGGCGCGGCGGAAGGTCGTGGAAGATCATGGCGCTGGCCGACCGCCCGCCGCTCGTCACCGCCGACGGCCAGATGGAGCGCGAGGCCGACGGGCAGATGAAGCTCTCCTTCTCGGCCCGCGACGATTACGGCGTGACGGGCGGTCAGGCCACGATCCTGCTCGACCTGCCTGCGATCGACCGCCGCTACGGGCTGGCGGTGGACCCCGAGCCGCGCGAACCGGTGACGCTCGACCTGCCCCTGCCCATCGCGGGCAACCGCGCCGAGTTCAGCGAGACGCTGGTCGACGATCTGGCGAAACATCCGTTCGCGAACCTGCCCGTGGTGCTGAACCTCTCGGTCACGGATGCCGCCCTGCAGGAAGGCCGCGCCGAGCCCCTGAAGGTGGTGCTGCCGGGCCGGCGCTTCTTCGACCCGCTGGCGGCGGCCCTGATCGAGATGCGGCGCGACCTCCTGTGGAACCGGACGAACGGGCCGCGCACGGCGCAGATCCTCCATGCGGTGACTCATGCGCCCGAAGGGCTCTTCCGCAACGAGCGCGCCTTCCTGCGCACGCGGGTGCTGATGCGGAAGCTCGATGCCGAGGCCGCCACCCTGGCCCCCGCCGCCCGTGACGAGATCGCCGAGCAGCTCTGGGAGATCGCGCTGATGGTCGAGGAGGGCGACCTCGCCTCGGCGCTCGAGGCGCTCCGGCGCGCACAGGACCGGCTCGACGAGGCGATCCGCAACGGCGCCTCGCAGGACGAGATCGAGCAGCTGATGCAGGAGATGCGGCAGGCGCTCGACAATTACATGCGCGAGCTGGCCGAAGAGGCACAGCGCAATCCCGACCAGCAGCAGGCCGAGAACCGCCAGACGATGGAGATGTCGGGCGACCAGTTGCAGGAGATGCTCGACAAGCTGCAGGAGCTGATGGAGCAGGGCCGCATGGCCGAGGCGGCCGAGCTGATGGAGATGATGCGTCAGCTGATGGAGAACATGCAGGTCACCATGGGCGAGGGTCAGGGCCAGGGCCCCGGCAGCCAGGCGATGCGCGACCTCTCCGAGACGCTGCGCGACCAGCAGGGCCTGTCGGACGATGCCTTCCGCGAGCTGCAGCAGGGGCCGAACGGCGGCCGCCCGCAGGACGGCCGGCCCGGCGAGGGCGAGGGTCAGGAGGGCCGCGACGGCCGGAGCCTCGCCGAGCGCCAGCGCGAGCTGGGCGACCGGCTGAACGGAATGCAGAACCAGCCCCTGCCCGGTCAGGGCAGCGAGAGGGGCGAGAACGGCCGCCGCTCGCTCGACGATGCCGGCCGGGCCATGCGCGAGGCCGAGCGGGCGCTGCGCGACGGCGACCTGCCGGGCGCCCTCGACCGGCAGGCCGAGGCGATGGAGCAGCTGCGCGAGGGGATGCGCGAGCTGGGCGAGGCCATGGCCGAGGAGCAGCGCCAGCAGAACGGTCAGGGCGAGGGCGAGGCCTTCGGGCGCGCGGATCCGAACAGCCAGCGCGATCCTCTGGGGCGCGAGCCCGGCGAGACCGGCCGGATCGGATCCGACCGCAACATGCTGCAGGGCGAGGATGTCTACCGCCGCGCTCAGGATCTCTTGGACGAGATCCGCCGCCGTTCGGGCGACCTCTCGCGCCCCGAGATCGAGCGCGAATATCTCCGCCGGCTGCTCGACATGTATTGA
- a CDS encoding zinc-ribbon domain-containing protein, with protein MRLICPNCDAQYEVSDEAIPPEGRDVQCSNCGHGWFQRPVSLIRVEGIGAPPTFAAPQPDRPDPAALPSQPDGEERAAEARPEAPAQQPRADRPERGGEPEIGSRAEAQPPRSDKAAEPETGTPFGADASRPEQVQGGGASLHGGPARPVPPSLPPIDEDDEDEDERTAESRRLWAGTVAPPSRSLDEGLLAVLREEAELAARQRRAEAPARPAAAPTPEPVPAAAVAPVAPWPQALPPTASPDVVPTGAPDPAEPVARPRRDLLPDIEAINSSLRSNGKRPTETAAPQAPAPRSRAPFRTGFFLMISLALFLALAYAMAPRIAAEIPGAEPALRRYVTAVDEARLAFDRLLRTAAERLEEAR; from the coding sequence ATGCGGCTGATATGCCCGAATTGCGATGCGCAATATGAAGTGTCCGACGAGGCGATCCCCCCGGAAGGCCGCGACGTGCAATGTTCGAACTGCGGTCACGGATGGTTCCAGCGCCCGGTCTCGCTGATCCGCGTGGAAGGGATCGGCGCGCCGCCCACCTTTGCCGCGCCGCAGCCGGATCGGCCCGATCCCGCGGCCCTGCCGTCGCAGCCCGATGGAGAAGAGCGCGCGGCCGAAGCTCGGCCCGAAGCGCCCGCCCAGCAGCCCCGGGCGGATCGGCCGGAGAGGGGCGGAGAGCCGGAAATAGGATCCCGGGCCGAGGCCCAGCCGCCCCGGTCCGATAAGGCGGCCGAGCCGGAGACCGGGACCCCGTTCGGCGCCGATGCCTCCCGGCCCGAGCAGGTGCAGGGCGGCGGCGCCAGCCTTCATGGGGGTCCGGCCAGACCGGTGCCCCCATCCCTGCCGCCCATCGACGAGGACGACGAGGACGAGGACGAAAGGACGGCCGAGTCGCGGAGGCTCTGGGCCGGGACGGTGGCCCCGCCCAGCCGGAGCCTCGACGAGGGGCTTCTGGCCGTCCTGCGCGAGGAGGCCGAGCTTGCCGCCCGTCAGCGTCGGGCCGAAGCGCCCGCCCGGCCTGCCGCCGCTCCGACGCCGGAGCCGGTTCCCGCGGCCGCCGTGGCGCCCGTCGCGCCCTGGCCGCAGGCTCTGCCGCCCACCGCCTCGCCGGATGTCGTCCCGACCGGGGCGCCCGATCCGGCCGAGCCCGTCGCGCGTCCCCGCCGCGATCTGCTGCCGGACATCGAGGCGATCAATTCGAGCCTCCGCTCGAACGGGAAGCGCCCGACGGAGACTGCCGCGCCGCAGGCGCCCGCGCCGCGCTCGCGCGCCCCGTTCCGGACCGGCTTCTTCCTGATGATCAGTCTGGCCCTGTTCCTCGCGCTGGCCTACGCGATGGCGCCGCGGATCGCGGCCGAGATCCCGGGCGCCGAACCCGCCCTGCGGCGCTATGTGACGGCGGTCGACGAGGCGCGCCTGGCCTTCGACCGGCTGCTGCGCACCGCCGCGGAGCGCCTCGAGGAGGCCCGCTGA
- a CDS encoding cell division ATP-binding protein FtsE: MIAFDNVAYSYGGGELLSEVSLRLTPGSFHFLTGPSGSGKSTFLKLCYGELLPTVGTVTIFDREVHGLDRDEVARMRRRIGVVHQDCRFLDHLPLATNVTLPLTVTGRESNTQDLSDLMAWVGLSQLADALPPSLSGGERQRAAVARAIITSPDVLLADEPTGNLDWEMSLRLLKLLVELNRMGTTILIATHDLNLIRSAKQQVAARVLRISNRRIQLAGADL; encoded by the coding sequence GTGATCGCCTTCGACAATGTCGCCTACAGCTACGGCGGGGGAGAGCTCCTGTCCGAGGTCTCGCTGCGGCTGACGCCCGGCTCGTTCCATTTCCTCACCGGTCCCTCGGGGTCGGGCAAGTCGACCTTCCTCAAGCTCTGCTACGGCGAGCTTCTGCCCACCGTGGGCACGGTCACGATCTTCGACCGCGAGGTCCATGGCCTCGACCGCGACGAGGTCGCGCGGATGCGGCGGCGGATCGGCGTGGTGCATCAGGATTGCCGCTTCCTCGACCATCTGCCGCTCGCCACCAACGTGACCCTGCCGCTGACCGTGACCGGGCGCGAGAGCAACACGCAGGATCTGTCGGACCTGATGGCATGGGTGGGGCTGTCGCAGCTGGCGGACGCCCTGCCCCCCTCGCTCTCGGGCGGCGAGCGCCAGCGCGCTGCGGTCGCGCGGGCGATCATCACCTCGCCCGACGTGCTTCTGGCCGACGAGCCGACCGGCAACCTCGACTGGGAGATGTCGCTCCGGCTCCTGAAGCTTCTGGTGGAGCTGAACCGGATGGGCACGACCATCCTTATAGCCACGCACGATCTGAACCTCATCCGCAGCGCCAAGCAGCAGGTGGCGGCGCGGGTGCTGCGCATCTCGAACCGCCGGATCCAGCTGGCGGGGGCGGACCTGTGA
- a CDS encoding cell division protein FtsX, with protein MTLRELLSEIATPDRQADRVVPPSGHTAWLTGFTAGTMAFLAVFALALSLAAGRLADRWGEALERTATIRISAPEEQMELQTRAVLDLLATTPGVASARALTDDEEHALLEPWFGSDLPLDTLPIPRLIELQEEGQGYDAQGLRQRLAAEAPGAILDDHLRWRQPLAIAASRLRLLGTVSILLILASTAAMITLAANASLAANAQVIGVLRLVGARDIYIARAFVRRFTLRALAGAAAGTAGGLVAVMLLPSADAAGGFLTGLGFQGAGWLLPFLLPPVAAVTAFLATRAAAFRKLKELT; from the coding sequence GTGACCCTGCGCGAGCTGCTGAGCGAGATCGCGACGCCCGACCGGCAGGCCGACCGGGTGGTGCCGCCCTCGGGCCACACGGCCTGGCTCACGGGCTTCACCGCGGGCACGATGGCCTTCCTCGCCGTCTTCGCGCTGGCGCTGTCGCTGGCGGCCGGGCGGCTCGCCGACCGCTGGGGCGAGGCGCTGGAGCGCACGGCCACCATCCGCATCTCGGCGCCCGAGGAGCAGATGGAGCTGCAGACGCGGGCCGTGCTCGACCTGCTGGCCACCACGCCGGGCGTGGCGTCGGCCCGCGCGCTGACCGATGACGAGGAGCACGCGCTGCTCGAACCCTGGTTCGGCTCGGATCTGCCCCTCGACACGCTGCCGATCCCGCGGCTGATCGAGCTGCAGGAGGAGGGCCAAGGATACGACGCGCAGGGCCTGCGCCAGCGCCTCGCGGCCGAGGCCCCGGGCGCGATCCTCGACGACCATCTGCGCTGGCGTCAGCCGCTGGCCATCGCGGCCTCGCGGCTGCGGCTGCTGGGCACGGTCTCGATCCTGCTCATCCTCGCCAGCACGGCCGCGATGATCACGCTGGCGGCCAATGCCTCGCTCGCGGCCAATGCGCAGGTGATCGGGGTGCTGCGCCTCGTGGGGGCGCGCGACATCTATATCGCGCGGGCCTTCGTGCGGCGCTTCACGCTGCGCGCGCTGGCGGGCGCCGCGGCCGGAACCGCCGGCGGCCTCGTTGCCGTGATGCTCCTGCCCTCGGCCGATGCGGCGGGCGGGTTCCTGACCGGCCTCGGCTTTCAGGGCGCGGGCTGGCTCCTGCCCTTCCTGCTGCCGCCCGTCGCCGCCGTCACCGCCTTCCTCGCGACCCGCGCCGCCGCCTTCCGCAAACTGAAGGAACTCACCTGA
- a CDS encoding lysophospholipid acyltransferase family protein, which produces MRTALQWIRSILFNIVMYVSMIAIALAFTPLVLVDRKWAPVWMRIFARWTRFTLRWIAGLRTEVRGEIPTTGALIASKHQSFLDSILLFSVLPAPRFIMKKQLAWIPLMGWMALQAGFIPVDRGKRGAAIKKMMADVEKGRATPGQLIIYPQGTRVAPGAHLPYKMGTAALYGQLDQPCYPVAANVGVFWPRHGIYRRPGTAVVEFLPPIQPGQTAAAFMVELETAIEDASNRLIAEARQG; this is translated from the coding sequence ATGCGCACCGCGCTGCAATGGATCCGGTCCATCCTCTTCAACATCGTGATGTATGTCTCGATGATCGCCATCGCGCTGGCCTTCACGCCGCTCGTGCTGGTCGACCGCAAGTGGGCGCCGGTCTGGATGCGGATCTTCGCGCGCTGGACGCGCTTCACGCTGCGCTGGATCGCGGGGCTCCGGACCGAGGTGCGGGGCGAGATCCCCACGACCGGCGCGCTCATCGCCTCGAAGCACCAGAGCTTCCTCGATTCCATCCTGCTCTTCTCGGTGCTGCCCGCGCCGCGCTTCATCATGAAGAAGCAGCTGGCCTGGATCCCGCTGATGGGCTGGATGGCGCTTCAGGCGGGCTTCATTCCGGTGGACCGCGGCAAGCGGGGCGCGGCCATCAAGAAGATGATGGCCGATGTCGAGAAGGGCCGCGCGACGCCGGGCCAGCTCATCATCTATCCGCAGGGCACCCGCGTGGCTCCGGGCGCGCATCTGCCCTACAAGATGGGCACCGCCGCCCTCTACGGCCAGCTCGATCAGCCCTGCTATCCGGTGGCGGCCAATGTGGGCGTCTTCTGGCCGCGGCACGGGATCTATCGCCGGCCCGGCACCGCCGTGGTGGAGTTCCTGCCGCCGATCCAGCCCGGCCAAACGGCCGCGGCCTTCATGGTCGAGCTGGAGACCGCGATCGAGGACGCCTCGAACCGGCTGATCGCCGAGGCCCGGCAGGGCTGA
- a CDS encoding GNAT family N-acetyltransferase, with product MRIEVRQGLPPGQRRLAAELYWQAFGGKLDRVMGPEPRALAFLERVMRADHVLAAVDAEGRLLGLAGFKTPAGGFAGGTCADMRAVYGVWGGTWRVLMLRALQGDVDNERFLLDGICVARDLRSRGIGSALLEGICAEAVRRGYPAVRLDVIDTNWRARALYERQGFIAIRSHRIGLLRYVFGFNAAITMVRPVAG from the coding sequence ATGAGGATCGAGGTCCGGCAGGGGCTGCCGCCCGGGCAGCGGCGGCTGGCGGCCGAGCTCTACTGGCAGGCCTTCGGCGGCAAGCTCGACCGGGTCATGGGGCCCGAGCCGCGGGCGCTGGCCTTCCTCGAGCGGGTGATGCGGGCCGACCATGTGCTGGCGGCCGTCGATGCCGAGGGCCGGCTTCTGGGGCTCGCGGGCTTCAAGACGCCGGCCGGCGGCTTTGCAGGCGGCACCTGTGCCGACATGCGCGCGGTCTACGGCGTCTGGGGCGGCACATGGCGCGTACTGATGCTGCGGGCGCTGCAGGGCGATGTCGACAACGAGCGGTTCCTCCTCGACGGGATCTGCGTCGCGCGCGACCTGCGCAGCCGGGGGATCGGCAGCGCCCTTCTCGAGGGGATCTGCGCCGAGGCGGTCCGGCGCGGCTATCCGGCGGTGCGGCTCGATGTGATCGACACCAACTGGCGCGCCCGCGCCCTCTATGAGCGGCAGGGCTTCATCGCGATCCGGAGCCACCGGATCGGGCTTCTGCGCTACGTCTTCGGCTTCAATGCCGCCATCACCATGGTGCGTCCGGTGGCCGGCTGA
- the mobB gene encoding molybdopterin-guanine dinucleotide biosynthesis protein B, with protein MRVYGIIGWKDAGKTGLVERLVAAIAARGFSVSTVKHSHHDVDPDPPGSDSHRHRAAGAAEVVLAGPRRLILTREHRGEPPRLAAILERMAPVDLVLVEGYKTEPHPKIEVFRKAAGHALRQPEDPWVRAVASDTQMALPVPVLDLDDTEAVADFLLTDSGLVRSGFDTVIAVDWSGASVPSPRKPSSDAIWIGVASPLGETVSYHRTRADAEAHLNDLFAFELTAGRRVLAGFDFPFGYPEGFAPRLTGQAFAPALWDWLEARIEDGPDNANTRFQFADRINAGFPGQGPFWGRPGGLALDHLPDRKLCDHEALGIAERRRVEQAVPKAHPVWKLYTTGSVGSQALLGLPVIARLRRRFHAQAWPFEPATGPIVLAEIYPSLLGPAISKATREGEIKDSAQVRLMARALWRMARDGSLAALLADVPDWPGRAEEGWILGAGQAEQLRLALI; from the coding sequence ATGAGGGTCTACGGGATCATCGGCTGGAAGGATGCGGGCAAGACCGGGCTCGTCGAGCGGCTGGTGGCGGCCATCGCCGCCCGCGGCTTCAGCGTCTCGACCGTGAAGCACAGCCATCATGACGTGGATCCCGACCCGCCCGGCAGCGACAGCCACCGCCACCGCGCGGCGGGCGCCGCCGAAGTGGTGCTGGCGGGACCGCGCCGCCTGATCCTCACGCGCGAGCATCGCGGCGAGCCGCCGCGCCTTGCCGCCATCCTCGAGCGGATGGCGCCGGTCGATCTGGTGCTGGTCGAAGGCTACAAGACCGAGCCCCATCCGAAGATCGAGGTGTTCCGCAAGGCTGCGGGCCATGCGCTGCGGCAGCCCGAGGATCCGTGGGTGCGCGCGGTGGCGAGCGACACGCAGATGGCGCTGCCGGTTCCGGTGCTCGATCTGGACGATACCGAGGCGGTGGCCGACTTCCTGCTCACCGATTCGGGGCTGGTGCGGTCGGGCTTCGACACGGTGATCGCGGTCGACTGGTCGGGCGCCTCGGTGCCCTCGCCACGCAAGCCCTCGTCGGATGCGATCTGGATCGGGGTGGCCTCTCCGCTGGGCGAGACGGTCAGCTATCACCGCACCCGCGCCGATGCCGAGGCGCATCTGAACGACCTCTTCGCCTTCGAACTGACGGCGGGGCGGCGGGTGCTCGCGGGCTTCGACTTCCCCTTCGGCTATCCCGAAGGGTTCGCGCCGCGCCTGACCGGGCAGGCCTTCGCGCCCGCGCTCTGGGACTGGCTCGAGGCGCGGATCGAGGACGGGCCGGACAATGCCAACACCCGCTTCCAGTTCGCCGACCGGATCAACGCGGGCTTTCCGGGGCAGGGGCCGTTCTGGGGCCGGCCGGGCGGGCTTGCGCTCGACCATCTGCCTGACCGCAAGCTCTGCGACCACGAGGCTCTGGGCATCGCCGAGCGCCGACGGGTCGAGCAGGCGGTGCCGAAGGCCCATCCGGTCTGGAAGCTCTATACCACGGGGTCGGTGGGCTCGCAGGCGCTGCTCGGGCTGCCGGTGATCGCGCGGCTCCGCCGCCGCTTCCACGCCCAGGCCTGGCCGTTCGAGCCCGCCACCGGCCCCATCGTGCTGGCCGAGATCTATCCCTCGCTGCTCGGCCCCGCGATCTCGAAGGCCACCCGCGAGGGCGAGATCAAGGATTCCGCGCAGGTGCGGCTGATGGCGCGGGCGCTCTGGCGGATGGCGCGCGACGGCTCGCTCGCCGCGCTTCTGGCGGATGTGCCGGACTGGCCGGGCCGGGCCGAGGAGGGCTGGATCCTCGGCGCGGGGCAGGCCGAGCAGCTGCGGCTTGCGCTGATATGA
- the mobA gene encoding molybdenum cofactor guanylyltransferase MobA, whose translation MRLFGLILAGGEGRRMGGTDKASLTLGGRLLVTWVAERLGPQVEELAISANGDPARFAGLGLPVLRDEHPQGPLSGVLAGLRWAAAAGADALVTAPVDTPFVPGDLAPRLWLAGEGTCAVAEAGGRVHPACGLWPVAVAEDLAAWLAAGEARVMGFAARHGAARAGFPDENAFLNLNAPEDLARAESLLRKDA comes from the coding sequence ATGCGACTTTTCGGTCTGATCCTCGCCGGGGGCGAGGGCCGGCGGATGGGCGGAACGGACAAGGCGTCCCTCACGCTGGGGGGCAGGCTCCTTGTGACCTGGGTGGCCGAGCGGCTCGGGCCCCAGGTCGAGGAGCTGGCGATCAGCGCGAACGGCGATCCCGCGCGCTTTGCGGGGCTGGGCCTGCCGGTGCTGCGCGACGAACATCCGCAGGGGCCGCTCTCGGGCGTGCTCGCGGGGCTGCGCTGGGCGGCGGCGGCAGGGGCCGACGCGCTGGTGACGGCGCCGGTGGACACGCCCTTCGTGCCGGGGGATCTCGCGCCCCGGCTGTGGCTTGCGGGCGAGGGCACCTGCGCGGTGGCCGAGGCGGGCGGGCGCGTGCATCCGGCCTGCGGGCTCTGGCCGGTGGCGGTGGCGGAGGATCTCGCCGCGTGGCTGGCCGCGGGCGAGGCGCGCGTCATGGGCTTTGCGGCGCGGCATGGGGCCGCACGGGCTGGATTTCCCGACGAAAACGCCTTCCTCAACCTGAATGCGCCCGAAGACCTCGCGCGGGCCGAATCGCTGCTGCGGAAGGACGCATGA
- a CDS encoding AzlC family ABC transporter permease: MSTRRSAFLRGLWAATPFSLVIAPFGLLFGVVGTEAGLDIVEVMGFSIIVIAGAAQFAAVQMMADHAPTLIILATSLAVNLRMAMYSASLTPHLGPAPAGLRALIAYCLVDQTYTASMIEFDRAPQQSLGEKIAFFFGTVLPVCPLWYGSTYVGARLGTKIPPEFALDFAVPITFLAMIAPLLRTPAHIAAAGVSVALSLVLAFMPYNSGLLVAAVAAMVTGAQVEAWTERRRAA; the protein is encoded by the coding sequence ATGTCCACCCGACGCTCGGCCTTCCTGCGCGGTCTCTGGGCCGCCACGCCCTTCTCGCTGGTGATCGCGCCTTTCGGGCTTCTCTTCGGTGTCGTGGGGACCGAGGCGGGGCTCGACATCGTCGAGGTGATGGGCTTCTCGATCATCGTGATCGCCGGGGCGGCGCAGTTTGCGGCGGTGCAGATGATGGCCGACCATGCGCCGACGCTCATCATCCTCGCCACATCGCTCGCGGTGAACCTGCGAATGGCGATGTATTCGGCCTCGCTCACGCCGCATCTGGGGCCCGCGCCCGCAGGTCTGCGCGCGCTGATCGCCTATTGCCTCGTGGACCAGACCTACACCGCCTCGATGATCGAGTTCGACCGCGCGCCCCAGCAGAGCCTCGGCGAGAAGATCGCCTTCTTCTTCGGAACCGTGCTGCCGGTCTGCCCGCTCTGGTATGGCTCGACCTATGTCGGCGCCCGGCTCGGCACGAAGATCCCGCCGGAGTTCGCGCTCGATTTCGCGGTGCCCATCACCTTCCTCGCGATGATCGCGCCGCTCCTGCGCACGCCGGCCCATATCGCGGCGGCGGGCGTGTCGGTCGCGCTGTCGCTGGTGCTGGCCTTCATGCCCTACAACAGCGGGCTTCTGGTGGCGGCGGTGGCTGCGATGGTGACGGGGGCGCAGGTCGAGGCCTGGACCGAGCGGAGGCGCGCAGCATGA